In Doryrhamphus excisus isolate RoL2022-K1 chromosome 7, RoL_Dexc_1.0, whole genome shotgun sequence, one genomic interval encodes:
- the LOC131132432 gene encoding uncharacterized protein LOC131132432: MNSVDIFPFVLVTLLLHLLYGSAGGVSFSICWLDMNDFLKSIWLNDTELKDIETLGKVTSLALPPGVENKLTLENGDTIHTWTLTISPDTMQTKVTGRQKPQEHPTVTTQVMLDLLGPAEVFPCANGTLFFYQDENVFLAFGHSVSYPIKLQSRSSSTLLFSWREGQPIPVSSSSSTVTLHRIDQDFSDIQSILMTTSSHYLFTNMHSCSLYIVCVDIADAHLVSCLSTVTDPVVPVNFEVSSWNSTSISLTWDYPERSRLSFFLLTSFHLNGTDRVVEEVHTMDNFTRTLSDLQPCSRVRFGLQTVCRSGSESRYSGMILNDGNTAHSSIEALHLISLGPDNYTLGWEVRNASSIPMVRIYHEGTLLSTTHVTNYTVKGLLPCRLYHARVEALCGDGMMLPVHTAPRGVIELRYRTNDSMALWIPGTHNSALVFSFALSLENGTTLQTGNMTETQLRLPGLDDRKVYTLEVWEQCDGQWKSERTLLCFKVDNSTYGFLVRGAGLHGHEDKEVHAIRVVMPGSLPEDMEDELSEATAAMVESAQNMLELLLSDFHPAVRVELASIEPAAEPNKTEVLLMLFDAAQQEDYMPLPVQLHMAYIESLHSTNISVRDGVLFWDGPDLCASQAQSCPQNAQCVNTLGSYHCACNTGYYDVGAVLQPPAPSQRICNEKGLFSQCLDTVMTGGVAKPYLTSYIGGKVDVTLNDGRCAVEESGLMYHFHTPRIASECGTQRRLNKTHIEFQNTLTVTLTKDEAISRRDLKVVWKCVYPLHYVHNAHVGVDLKWLSAYSLVEFNASLQLGLTMKLFRDVSYSSSFHDFVGMEPEDTLFFEVALDTNNSFASNVLVHVESCWATESSEPQGDLKGIFLQDGCSIDQTFRWVSPNSVDQKSRFSLQMFHMPEELPLYFHCLASVCGHKDNCTKNCTNHQRVKRESNQIMDTKWKQAAVVSAGPLMVSRGMSGVRPSSWTEHVTMIFVVVGLVSILGVTLLSVSATKAITTFYDRPRLK, translated from the exons TAACTATCTCCCCAG ATACCATGCAAACCAAAGTCACTGGTCGACAGAAACCCCAGGAACATCCGACAGTTACCACACAG GTTATGCTGGATTTGTTGGGTCCCGCTGAGGTGTTTCCGTGTGCAAATGGCACACTCTTCTTCTACCAGGATGAAAACGTCTTCCTGGCTTTCG GTCACTCTGTGAGCTATCCGATCAAGCTGCAGTCCAGGTCTTCCTCCACGTTGCTGTTCTCATGGAGAGAGGGCCAACCAATACCAGTCTCTTCCAGCAGCAGCACTGTGACACTGCACCGTATTGACCAGGACTTCAGTGACATCCAGAGCATACTGATGACCACCTCCAGCCATTATCTCTTCACGAACATGCACTCCTGCAGCCTCTATATAGTATGTGTGGACATTGCAGATGCCCACCTTGTCAGCTGCCTCTCTACTGTAACTG ATCCAGTTGTTCCTGTCAACTTTGAGGTTAGCTCGTGGAATAGCACTAGCATATCTTTGACTTGGGACTACCCTGAGAGGTCCAGGCTCTCCTTTTTCCTGCTGACGTCCTTCCATCTCAATGGGACAGACCGCGTTGTGGAAGAGGTGCACACGATGGACAATTTTACACGGACCTTGTCTGACCTGCAACCCTGCAGCAGAGTCAGGTTTGGCCTGCAGACTGTTTGCCGGTCAGGGAGTGAGTCTCGCTACAGTGGAATGATCCTGAACGATGGAAATACTG CTCACTCCAGCATTGAGGCCTTGCATCTGATATCGTTGGGTCCCGACAACTACACGCTGGGCTGGGAGGTGAGGAACGCCTCGTCCATCCCTATGGTCAGGATCTACCATGAGGGCACCCTGCTGAGCACCACCCATGTCACCAACTACACGGTGAAGGGGTTGCTGCCATGCCGCCTTTACCATGCAAGGGTGGAAGCGCTGTGTGGAGATGGAATGATGCTCCCAGTACACACAG CACCTCGTGGTGTGATTGAGCTCAGGTACCGCACAAATGACTCCATGGCCTTGTGGATTCCTGGCACACACAACTCGGCTTTggtattttcatttgccctgTCCCTGGAGAATGGCACCACGCTGCAAACGGGCAATATGACTGAGACGCAGCTACGTCTCCCGGGGCTGGACGATCGGAAGGTGTACACCCTTGAAGTGTGGGAGCAGTGTGACGGGCAGTGGAAGTCAGAGCGTACTCTGTTGTGTTTCAAAGTCGATAATTCAACCTATGGCTTCCTTGTCAGGGGGGCTGGACTTCACGGACATGAAGACAAAG AAGTTCATGCGATCAGAGTCGTCATGCCGGGTTCCCTCCCGGAGGACATGGAGGATGAGTTGTCCGAGGCAACAGCCGCAATGGTGGAGAGTGCCCAAAATATG TTGGAGTTGTTGTTGAGTGATTTCCATCCGGCAGTCCGTGTTGAGCTGGCTTCCATAGAACCTGCAGCCGAGCCAAACAAAACGGAGGTTCTTTTGATGCTTTTTGATGCGGCCCAACAAGAAGACTACATGCCTCTGCCAGTTCAACTTCACATGGCTTATATTGAATCTCTACACAGTACTAACATCTCAGTTAGAGATGGGGTTCTTTTTTGGGACG GTCCAGATCTTTGTGCGTCACAAGCCCAATCGTGCCCCCAGAATGCACAGTGCGTCAACACTTTGGGTTCATACCACTGTGCATGCAATACAGGCTACTATGATGTGGGCGCTGTGCTTCAGCCACCTGCACCTTCCCAGCGTATCTGCAACG AGAAAGGCCTTTTCAGTCAGTGCCTGGATACGGTGATGACCGGTGGAGTCGCCAAACCCTACCTGACCTCTTACATTGGAGGGAAGGTGGACGTGACGCTGAACGATGGGAGATGTGCAGTGGAGGAAAGCGGGTtgatgtaccacttccacaccccCAGAATTGCCTCGGAATGTGGGACGCAGAGGCGC CTGAATAAAACTCACATTGAGTTTCAAAACACCCTCACTGTGACGTTGACCAAGGACGAAGCCATCAGCCGGAGGGATCTGAAAGTTGTGTGGAAGTGCGTCTACCCGCTACATTATGTTCACAATGCCCATGTTGGCGTTGATTTGAAGTG GCTCTCTGCCTACTCTCTGGTGGAGTTCAACGCTTCTCTGCAGCTGGGCTTGACCATGAAGCTGTTCAGAGACGTGTCCTATAGCAGCAGCTTTCATGACTTTGTGGGTATGGAGCCAGAAGACACGCTGTTCTTTGAGGTTGCCCTTGATACCAACAACTCTTTTGCCTCAAATGTCCTGGTGCACGTGGAGTCCTGCTGGGCTACGGAGAGCTCCGAACCACAGGGTGACCTTAAAGGCATTTTTCTTCAGGATGG ATGTTCCATTGACCAGACGTTCCGGTGGGTTTCTCCTAACAGCGTGGATCAGAAAAGCAGATTCAGCCTGCAAATGTTCCATATGCCTGAAGAACTGCCCCTTTATTTCCACTGCTTGGCCAGCGTATGTGGACATAAAGACAACTGCACAAAG AACTGCACCAACCATCAACGCGTCAAGAGAGAAAGCAATCAGATAATGGACACAAAGTGGAAACAAGCTGCTGTGGTGTCCGCTGGACCTTTGATGGTCAGCCGGGGGATGTCAGGTGTCCGGCCGTCTTCTT GGACGGAGCATGTGACAATGATCTTCGTTGTGGTGGGTCTAGTGAGCATTTTGGGAGTAACACTACTATCAGTGAGTGCAACCAAAGCCATCACAACCTTTTATGACAGACCACGGCtgaaataa
- the krr1 gene encoding KRR1 small subunit processome component homolog: MESGNTADNVRDAKPMEKSRNNKKTVDEAELLTVPDGWKEQPFTKDDNPRGLLEESSFATLFPKYREAYLKDCWPLVEKALGELHIKASLDLIEGSMSVCTTKKTFDPYAIIRARDLIKLLARSVSFEQAVRILEDGIACDIIKIGTLVRNRERFVKRRQRLIGPKGSTLKALELLTNCYVMVQGNTVSALGPYNGLKEVRKVVMDTMKNIHPIYNIKTLMIKRELSKDIELRTQNWERFLPKFRHKNLTKRKEPKKKSVKKEYTPFPPPQPDSKVDKELATGEFFLRESVKRRKKMEEIKVKQAKALTKKQEERMKAFIPPKEKPLLKKAAKAPLESRLDIAALKDKVRKAKTKKLGAPPVNPAPPPSVTTGKKNKKTKIKS, encoded by the exons ATGGAGTCTGGGAACACGGCAGACAACGTGAGGGACGCAAAACCTATGGAAAAATctagaaacaacaaaaaaacag TCGATGAAGCTGAACTTCTGACTGTCCCTGATGGATGGAAAGAGCAACCCTTCACCAAAGACGACAATCCCCGTGGTTTGCTGGAGGAGAGTAGTTTCGCCACACTCTTCCCAAAGTACAGAGAAGCCTACCTGAAAGATTGCTGGCCGTTGGTGGAGAAGGCTTTAGGAGAGTTG CACATCAAAGCCTCCTTGGACCTGATTGAGGGAAGCATGAGCGTCTGCACCACCAAGAAGACCTTTGACCCTTATGCCATCATTAGAGCAAGGGATCTCATTAAGCTCCTTGCCAGGAGTGTGTCCTTTGAGCAG GCAGTGCGGATATTAGAGGATGGCATAGCGTGTGACATCATCAAAATAGGGACCTTGGTGAGGAACAGGGAAAGATTTGTGAAGCGAAGACAGCGTCTTATCGGCCCCAAAGGTTCCACCCTTAAA GCTTTGGAGTTGTTGACCAACTGTTATGTGATGGTGCAGGGCAACACAGTGTCGGCATTGGGGCCCTATAACGGCCTGAAGGAG GTGCGCAAGGTTGTCATGGACACAATGAAGAACATTCACCCCATCTATAATATCAAG ACACTGATGATCAAACGAGAACTGTCCAAAGACATTGAGCTTCGCACGCAGAACTGGGAGCGCTTCCTGCCCAAGTTCCGCCACAAGAATCTGACCAAGCGCAAGGAGCCCAAAAAGAAGAGTGTGAAGAAAGAGTACACACCATTCCCGCCACCACAGCCGGATAGCAAG GTTGACAAGGAGCTGGCCACGGGAGAGTTCTTCCTGCGGGAAAGTGTGAAAAGGAggaagaaaatggaagaaataaaG gtCAAGCAGGCCAAGGCGCTGACCAAGAAGCAGGAGGAGCGAATGAAAGCTTTTATTCCTCCAAAAGAGAAGCCTTTATTGAAGAAGGCTGCAAAAG CTCCTCTGGAAAGCAGGCTGGACATCGCTGCCCTGAAGGACAAAGTGAGAAAAGCCAAAACCAAAAAACTGGGAGCACCACCAGTGAATCCAGCACCTCCTCCTAGTGTAACCACAggcaaaaagaacaaaaaaacaaaaatcaaaagcTGA